A window of Miscanthus floridulus cultivar M001 chromosome 12, ASM1932011v1, whole genome shotgun sequence genomic DNA:
TGTCCAGCCAAACTGACATATTGCCCAATATGAAAATACCATTTAGTAATACTTACTTCTCAGGCCAAATTATTCAGAGTTTATTTATTAGGGGTTATTTCTATGGGAGTTGTATGAGGTTTTGGGATTGCATTACCTTCTGTGTGGCTAATAGATTGGGAAGCAACAGAGTACAATGCTCCCTAACTTATAAGAATTTATTCATGCTATACTGATTAACACATGATGTCTCAGTCTATTATTAATCTTGGCAGGTTGATATGATGATGATGTCAAGAGCTGATCCACGTGCCCTATGAAGACAACGGTGTCGTCTGCTATCAGCTTGATTAACTCCTACCTACGTATGCATTTTAAATGGGGTTGTTTCTAAATACTGTCAACGAAGTGACAAAGCTTTCAGTTGTCTATACATGAAATATCTACATTGAACTGTTAATGTTGTATCTGTGCAAAGATTAAATAGTTTTTTCCCTGCGCCCCCAAACTGGCGGATCTGGCAGATCCGGTGCCTCCATGGCCGGATCTGTCTCACGCCGCTACCCACTGCCTCCTGCGCGTCTTGTCCCGCTGCTCCACTTCCCTCTGCTCTGTTGTGGCGCTGCAGCCAGCGCCGCCCGCCTACTGTGACGCCTCAAATTTTGTTCTTTGCTTCGTGCAATTGGTACCGATTGCTTCCAAGCATTAATccagctttcaagtccggttagTAGTAACCCCTTTTGTTTTGAGGCCTTGATGTGAATTTATGATGTGACATATTGTCAACTTCAACTCTTATTTTATTTATGGTTATCATTTGACTTTCTATTTTAGCAATTGAAGCTTGTGATCGATTCGATTAATTGGGCATTCAGACGTACAGAGAGAAATATTGCAGAGACTGGCCTTAGTCTATTGTTGGACATTTTCAAAAAAATCCAGGTAGGAAAACATATTCCATCCAATGTTGCCATCATATAGCTATATGGAAGCTAACTATCCCATGTGATCTGTTTGCAGGCTTCAGGATTCCAAAAACAATTCTACAAAACCTACTTTTTCACAATTGAGCAAGAGATTTTTGCAGTTCTCATAGACACATTCCACAAACCTGGTTTCAAGCTTCATGTTTTGGTGCTACAACACTTATTTTGTGTGGTATGCTTATATTCATCCTCCCTGTAACCAATCATTTTATTTGTTCATCTAATTATTGGATTTGCTAATATGTAGATTGATGGTCTAACGAAGCCtctatgggatgattcttcagtAGCATATCAATATACAGATAGTGCCATGTTTGTTCGAGATTACGCCATAAAACTATTAGGAACATCATTCCCTAACATGACGGTAACCCAGGTACGATTGCAGCCACACTTCTTGGGTTGTGCCATGAGTCACCACAGACCTAACGAGATTCATTGGACAGGTGACCAACTTTGTAGATGGCCTTCTTAGTTCAAAACATGATCTTTCAAGTTTCAAAAACCATATTAGAGACTTCCTGGTGCAGTTGAAGGAGTTCTCAGCTCAGGTAACCTCCTCAGTTTGGCTTACCATAACCTTTATCCTAATTATATGCATTTGACGCAAAACCAAAACAGATAAATAGGGATGTGATAGACTACCACAATTAGGCTCTAGGAATAAGGATGCATTTCTTGCTTACCATATACTATTGTTTTTATGTGCTTGTGGACCGGATAGGCCCTTAGTTCCACCAGCACATTAGCGATGAATTTCGATCCTATTTCCTTTTTGTTTACACAAGTGATTTTGTGCAAATTGTCTTGTGATTCACATTTGCGGTTGCTTGTCTTGTGATTTCAGGATAACAAGGATCTATACGCGGAAGAGGCTGCCGCCCAAAGAGAACGGGAGCGCCAACGGATGCTTGCCATTCCGGCCCTCATTGCCCCTAGCGAATTGCAAGACGAGATGGTAGATTCCTAATGTTCCCTTGTTGATTCAGCTTTCTCTAATGTAGCTTCCTATTTGTTGGTCCGGCCTCGGAATAACTCTGGAGCCCTTGACTTCCAAGTGCCCGAGTTTTCTTCCAGGGTGGTGAAAAAAGGTGCCTGCTATAATTTTATTGTTGATTACCTCCACGTAACGCTGATTCCAAGATTTGTTAAACATATTTTTTACCTACGCCTTAACCGAGTGACTGGCCGGCGCGCGCGAGGGCGCGCGTGATGTACTAGTAGCCATGATACGGGCGGATGCATGGTTGAGGCAAGCTCCTAGCTGTGCTGTGCTGCTGCCCGACATTAATGGGAGTTAGATCATGGAAACatttaagaaaaaaaatatatcacAGGCGTACAACGCATGCCAAATTGACAGCTAGAAATATTTCCAAAATTTTGAGATTCCAGTTAGGGCCTCCAGGTGCTCATCAGCTCGTCGATCGCAGCTAGCAACAGCCAGCAAGATTCATCGTCATGGCTTACGAAATCTCTCGCCCTCCATAAATCACCCAAATCACAGGAATGCGCTAGCATTAGCAATTCCTTCCCCCCGAAACACCAGGGCGACCATCGAAACGCGAGGAGCCATTCGAGGATAGGAGGAGGCAGCGGCAAGAAGGAACGCGAGGTCCAAGAAACTGCGGCTAGCGATGGCGGACGCGCCGTCTCCGTCGCCGACGGCGGCCGCCGCTGCGGAGCCGGGGTCCACGTCGACgccgctgctgcggcggcggggcTCGTACGCGCGGTCCATGTCGCACGCGCGCGACGAGCTCAGCAGCTTCCGCTCCGGCCTGCGGTGGATGTGCGTCGACCACTAGGACGCCGGCGCCAGCCCCTCGGTCTCCTGGCTCGTCTTCGCCGCGCTCGGCGTGGCCGTCCCTGCCGCCGCGCACGCGGCCACGCCGCGGCGCGCCTACGACACTCAGGTGCAGGTGTCGCTCACGCTCTCCGCCGCGCTCGCCTACGCCACCCTCTACTCCCTCGTCCACCGCCGGGGCCTGCACCGGCTGCTGTACCTCGACCGCCTCCGCCACGACTCGCAGGACGTCCGCGCCGGGTCCATCGTCCAGCTCGCCGGGTCCTTCCGCCTCCTCGCCTGCTTCGTGCTCCCCTGcttcctcgccgacgccgcgtaCAAGGTCTTCTGGTACTGCGCAGCCCGCCTCTTCCCGCTCTGGTGGTCGGCCGCGGCGTGCGCGCTGGAGATGGCGTCGTGGATGTACCGCACcgccatgttcttcatggcctgcGTGCTGTTCCGCACCATCTGCTACCTGCAGATCCTTCGCATGACGGGGTTCGCGCGGGACTTCGGCCAGTGCGCCGACGTCGCCGCCGTGCTGAGGCAGCACCGGCGCATACGCGTCCAGCTGCAGCGGATCAGCCACCGCTACCGAAGGTTCATACTGTACTCCCTCATCCTCGTCACCGCCAGCCAGTTCACCGCGCTTCTCGCCGCCACCAGACCCCACGCACCTTGGGGGGACTTGGCGACGGGTGGTGGTTGTTGCCGTTGTCTCCGTTGAAGTCCGGTGACTTGCAGCGCAGGCGCGGCGACGGTGATTTTGAGCGCGACGTCGTGTTCCTCGGCTCCGAGCGCGCGCGCCTGTGCGGCCTTCGGTGGGTCGCCCTTTCCCTGCTTCGTCCCCTGGTTCTGCGGTGGGCATCAGCCGGGTGGATGACGAGCTGCTGCCGAGCCCCCGTGCCATCATCTGTAGCATCGCCTTGGGTCGGTTGCCGTGCACCCTTGCGAGCCGCGTCACCACCAGTGGTCGTCTGGCGATCCCCGTCGTTGTGCAGTGGGCGTCGGCGGCCCCCACGTTCCGGACTGTGGTGTCGGCGTCCACCGTGCCTGGACGCCGAGCGTTCCCGCTCTCGTTCCTTTGGCGCCCACGACAGGCTGCGGGTGAGCCGTGAGTACCACCTGTCCCCGTGGCGTTCACGGCGCCCACGATGGTCGCTGTCGTCGTCGCGGTTGGCGCCTTGGGTGTCAGCCGGTGGAGGGTCGTGGCGGTCGCGCGGCATCCTTTCTCCATCCACGATCCCGTAGTCCCACGTGAAGACTCGGGGAGCAGCGGCCCGGCCATCTCTGCCCGGAGTGTCCTCCACCAAGTCTAGGTGCACCAGCACCCTGAAGGTGAGTCCCCGGTGGCCGCGGGCATCCTGCGAACTGTGGGCCTCCATCTTTCTGCATGACAAAGTCAGCCAGGTTACCTTTGGGATGTCGGACGGGTTGTGCGTCTAGGCCCAGACGCAGAGTGCCCTGGTGTCGGCATGGTCCAGCGAGGTCTTCTCAACGTAGTCGATGTCGCAAGCTCTGGCGACCGCCCTCTTGGCAATGCTCTCGTTCCAGGCGTGGAGGGGGATGCCATCAAGGCATAGGCGGACGCGGAACTTGAGGTCGCAGATGTCTCCGTGTGTCACCAGCTGCCATGGCCTTGTGTGGATGTCGAGGTTGCGATAGGGGAAGGTCCCTCGCGACACCGCCTCGTCGCGGTGGTGCCGGTGCTTGAAGTCGACGAAGAAGTCCTCGGGCGCGTGTCTGACGATGGAGACATCTTCCGGACGAACCGGAAACTAGTGGCAGATGGCCCGCTTGATGAGCTCCGGCTCGACCACCGGGCGGTTCCCCCCTAGCCAGGCCACCATGCCATGCATGGAGAGGCGGTCGAGCTCCTGGTCCATTGAGTCTACGGAGAGAGCCACTGCACAGGTGTCCAGGGGACGAACGGAGGGGTCCCCAGGCCTGGCCATGCCGCTCACTTGCAGAGGTGGGAAGTTTGTTTCGTCGAggggaggaggagcagccttggGCGGTGTGGGTTGCTGCCTGGCGGGTGAAGATCTTGCAGCGCACACATTGCTTTTATGTCCCCAGCGGCCGCACGAGAAACAGCGCACAGGGTCCCTGCAGCTCGCCGCGGTGTGGCTAGGGGAGAGGCAGCGGAAGCATTTACCTCGCAAGCGCCGCAGCAGCTCCACACTGAGGTGATGACGCGCTGATATGACCTGGGTGGTTGAGGGTGTTGAATGCGCCTTGGTCTTGAACCCGGGGAGACGCCACCAGTATCGCGGGCGCACCATTGACCAGCCCTCCTCACCTTCGCTTGAATGCGCCGCACCGGCCCTCTGCCACGCCCCGGTGACAGGTCTGGGTCTTCCCCCTCGGGAAGGGAAATCTCCCCCAAAGCCGGGCGGAGACTGGAGAGTTGGAGATGACGGCCCGGCGGAAAGAGCGCTGCGCCTCCCCGAAGCGGATCTGAGGCAGGATCTTGTAGGCGCGGCGCTGGTGGGGTAGTAACGCCTCACCGGACGGCAGAAGAGGGTAGAGGCGAACCTAACACGTCTGGACGACGTGCCTTCCGTCCTTTCCGACCCGACAGCAACAGCAGCAGACCCGGCGGTGGTGGCGCTGAGGCGGAGGTGTGGCCTCGGAAAGGGGGCAGAGGACTCCCCGTGAGGCGCAGCGGATGCAGCGGCGGACGCGCCGGGGCCTGGGTGGTGGGGAGATGGCGTACGGGACGAGCAGCGGCGGGAGGGATGTTCGATCTGTGGCCATGAGCCACCGCGAGCAGCGCTAGCGGGATGGGGAGGACGGCCGCGGGTAGGGGAGCGCGTAGAAACATGCGGGGACCGGGggccgcggccggcggcggcggatctgggCTGGTGGGCGGCGTACGGGGGCAGGGGCGGGGGTGGGAGCGGAGGAGAGGAGCGTAACGGTTCCATCTCATCGGTGAAGTGCATTAGACATCTATTTGTGTCTCTATAAGAAAATACAGAAAATTTGTGATGGACGTGTGACCATGGGGCATATCAGCATATATGCAGATAGTGTACACAATGATATGGTAACACAGCCACAGCAAGGCGACATTTCTTCCATCACATTTACATATACTGCAGTTTAAAAACAATACAGTAGCAAGCATCCAGCCGATCATGTATTTGGGTGCAGACTTTAGTCTTAACGCAAGGAATGGGGAGCACTGATTAGGTTAAACCCCAGGTTTGGCAGACCAACTGGACCAACACCTCAGGTCCAGTCGTATATATACCTCAACTGAGATCAAACTTTTTTGAAAACTTAACTGAGATCAAACTTGCTCCCCTAAATAAGGCACTAACTGAACCACATCAAAATGACCAACAAATAGATGGATTCAGGGGCGGATAAAGTATAGAACATGGGTGTACATGTCTACacccgatttttttttttttgcacaaaaGGAAAATCGAAGTTACTGGGTATTATGCATATGAATGTAATGTAATTGGGACAGAACCAGATACATATTACTTATATTAGGGTTTGGGGTGCTCGGTTTTGTGCAGCGGGAAGGGAAGGGAATGGCGTACCAGGTGCATACTCGTCACCGGCGAAGGGCTCGGCGAAGAGGGCGGCACCGCTCGGCCTGCTGTCGCCGCCAGGAGAAAAGCCacgtgagagggagagagcagagAGGTATAATTATAGGTAACCGGTGGTGGCCAGTGGAGGCGAATGGGAGGATGTTCCCTATGGGAGAGATCTAGCCTATATAGGCCCAGCAGAAAAGCAACGGGCCTATGGATGAAAACAACCCAGCTCGTGGGAAGGAATAAGCCCGCTTTCTTTTTCTCTTCTAttcttgttttatttttttacttattttatttatttatttatatatggaAAATACTTTTTACTCTTTGCTTTTAGAGTGTAGTTGCTCTCATGTGCGTATCTCAAGATTAAGGTGGATATGACCTGATGAAGTATATGTATACGGAGCATGTGATCATATTAGACCATTTGGAGCAGTATGTTTGTAAGTATGCAAGTATACATAGAGTATGTTATTCTTCCTTCGTCTCTACGATTTTTGAAGGTGTCCTAACGGTTTTTGCGGATGCTAGGACAATCCAAAGTGTGCTTGCCTTGGTAAGTTCCCTTTTCGGGTGAGCATTTGTTGATCTTGAAGGGATTGAGACGTCTAAGATGGGGTGAATTAGGTTATTTACTTACTTAAAACTAAGACTTTAAAAAAACCTCTTATAAAAACCTATACAAGTTCTATCTAGATGTGTAGTAGACTTTTCTAAGTGTTGCTATCTCccacacaaaaaaaaattatgcacCCTAGGTTTAAATCCTATCAACTAACCTAACAAGCTAGAATAGGAAGGTAAAGCACGTGCACACGCATCAAGGAATACAAAAGTAAATGCAGAAATGTAAATTGAGTTGGAGGATGCAAATTCGTGCACAAGGATTTTTCCCAAGGAATTGAAAAGCTCGTGCTTTTCACTAGTATACTTGTTGAAGccttcgcaagggccaagctctacAGTCGGGTAACTTCACGGATAGCCCACGGGTCTTCCCCACATTGAAAGGATCTAGCAATacctagaggggagtgaatatGTTTGGTTCTAAAAATTCATAGCTAATTTGAAGCTGATTAGTATCCTCGTGGAGGTTTTGGACAAATGCGCGGAGGCTCCGCGCGGTAGAGTGCAAAGTGAATTACATAGGAATATAACATATGAAACTCTGTGAGTGGGAGCTGAGTATGTGGCACTTGTGGGCATGATCACTGGCTCCACCGGCCATGCAGGCATCGGTCGGGAAGGAGGCAGCAAGGCCCCATACATGAAGATAACCAAGACGGCCTGCGCTCAGGCATGGTCCTTAGAGGGTCATCTAGATGTTGCTTGTGGGTGGAATTAGGAGGTCCGGTGAGAGCGAGGGTCGGCCGAGCGTCGGGAGGAGGGTGGGAAGGGAGGCAACAAGAGAGGCCACGAAGCGTCAAAAGCAACATatgtgtggtgtggtgtggtgtgttGTTCCACAAGGGATAAGGTTAGGGAGCAATTGAGTGTGTGTGGAGGGGGGCTTGAGATTCTAGCGTTTCATTAGGCTAGGTTGTATTGAATGGTTTAGATCTAGAGGTATTACAAAAATTATGACTACCCGGTAGGTACTGAAAGGTCcgtgtagttttggtaattgagtgacaatctagggggactaattgtgtttatgtgagatacacaggtgattagtccacaggaacatgtgtgtgagcaacatatgccatgaaggtgaaaatggattgaagatgttgcaaagctcacacgtgtgatgatgaaggagctcattgcaaatgagacatgacattgagtcatgtgatcaaggtggagaagatcaagacatgacttggcttgatggaccggttgcaagcgtgaatggcaaattggaggctttggagcgatggaccgcgtggcggtgaagcttaagcaagacttggcgccgatggacgaaggcaacggtgaaaagcatgacaagcaaagattacaaggccatttgattgtgaagtgtactttgcacatttttggtactcaagatgaagatcaagatcaaactcaagttaaagatgaaatttaagttctagatatgattggagaccATTTGGTAGATagaaaaaggacttaaagaaggaatcaaggttactcatcaagttaagtccatcacttggatcaataaaTTAAGTTATTTCAAGTAAGTGTCAAGATTGgtttttggagagaggtcacttctccctagtgtaggggcttaccgcctatgtgtaggtgaaccaagtatggtacttggaaggctaacatggaagtggtgatccaaggaacatttgagatgcttagttgaagcaatcaaaagagttgatcaagaaaatgaagcaacacccaaaagagagctagtctaATATTTCAAGTGGCATTCTCACGTCAaagctctcatgcaagcattgatcaaaagataaaacaaaccaaccacaacaagaaagtgcacttgatcataaatggtattcattttatatgggtgaagaatggaattcaacatggtatctattggtcttcaccaagcttataattggacttcacattgctattggagtaatgaattggaatctatgtgactatcctctactccaacatagcaaatgcATCATTATAATgtacatgatcatttcatcccttactagtatgcggttagtgcatatagtatgtAACACACCGAAgttatgcaagcatttaggcactgcaaatcatgcatattatgcatcatcaagcatcctaatcatacatgcctgatcatgtaaataataactaaaacaatgctttgaaacatatgaaacatgctcgtgaaacatgaatgttgcatacacttgtttagagttatttttgccctaattatgtttgctaggctaataaaacatgtttggctataattgtaaatcatctagaaatatttagcataatttttggagcaaagtttgtattcaaacttttgacaaaatatgcttttgaaattattattgaaaatggtaaaaaatcctccctatttagcttttacttcccaattcaaaatctattcaaaatttttagttggtccctaaagcaaagttgtagaggattaaattctaagcaacttttatttttaggccaaagtttgaaactactttgaaaaagttcaaaaattcatttgaatgaatttgggagagaaaagaaattgaaaaaaaaatcattttcaccTTGAATGGGCCGtcgcctcgctttcggcccagccgcacaggccGGCCCGGCCTACCTCCGCGCCGCGCTCCTGCTCTCGCACGCTCGCCCGACCACGACagagcgcgcacgccgcgtggccgccatgcgccagcGAGCACGCCGCGCGGCACCGCCGGCCTGCCCCGCGCCCCTTCTGTCACGCCTACACCCACCGCGCCGCGTCTGCCACCCCTCCTCCATTTCATTTGCTCTCTCGCTCGGTCAGCAGTAGCAACGGCAGCAGCGCACGCTCGCCTCTGCCACCGCCGCGCTGCCTCGCCGGAATCGGCTCACCCGGCCACCACTGCTCGCCGTAGGCCGCTCCAtctcgccagcagctccgcctccaccCCGCGCAGCTTGTGCTCGTCTCCGTTCGACATGGTAAGGCTCAAGTCGGCCGCTATTGCTCGCCGGAGCACGACCATTCTCGCCGGAGCAGCACGGCTCCACGGATCTCCCCTTCTCGCTCCCTTTCTCTTTCCATTTTCGCGCGCATTAGCACCGCCTTGTCCCCGCGAACCTTGTGCGCGCCTCCCCGtgccctgccgtggccggagtCGGCGTACCGCCGATGAGCCGCGCCACCGCTTTGCCATGCGCACCGTCGAGCTCCCTTTCGAGCTCCTCCAGTGCCCATTCTTGGCGCATCGAGTCCGCCTCGTTGCGGGGAGCCCCTGGTGGTGACCGCACCGCCAGTGAGCTCACCAGCGGCGAAAGCCGGTCGGTTAGCGACGGCCCCTGCTCAGCtccggctgacgcgtgggcccggaTTGACCATGGGTCCCGCCTGGCAGCACCTCcgggtgcactgcaccgggtgcacctagcagtttTGGGTCGGTGGAATTtcagttttaaagaaaatgatttcaaaaattgatttaaaaagcttgtaaaatgtatatctcgagttatattgctccaaaattgatgaaacaaattttgttgtgtttcttgtcaccaaatctacatgataaaaatattgcatatcatttttgagatactttaatgtagggctttatttaattcttgatattgctgatatcttgtgaaatatttagtaaatcctatatgtattagaaaaatatgattccaagtttgttactcttcttgtgtaatgtactttctaggaaaaatatttGACATGcttgtcctgtagaaaaattatgaggtgtagttcgagttcctttaatggctgatttttgttatttttgctagagagcaaaaattatataaaacatgcatgtgataatttttgtacagtgattgtatgctatgaagatcatgggaaaaatactaaatctattgtttgacacttttgataatacaaagtattttcatgctcatatttaggtccaagcttgtcatttttgtgtaggctattccacttatccaaatgccataaaaaaatttgatggtagactacttagggtagtattgtgctatggtaattttctaagatttttctatgctataaaaatagatgttgctattcaaacctattattaattagggtttaatcaaatgttgctttatgcatgattaagaaattagtgaacctttggtgtatctttgaagcatttaatgagatgtgttgacttagcatattagtagtagaagagaatgcagtagatgacatgtgcttatagtacatgttcttggatgatgttgattaccttgcatgcaagcatattcattgtgttcatttcatccgatgcaccttttgcataagcacttacgcacctgcatcatacaggatcgcaaatcgAGAGCctggtcatcatacccgaggagcccgaggagcagctcgaggtgcagccgcaagaagtgaccgaagcagacgaggaggacgttgaggaacttctggagtgccccgatcactgcccgagctccttcgagagaggcaagccccagaacaTTTTTCTCCTCAGTTTGCGAATATTAATTAacgctttactttaattgatgcattacgttcaaaagttgtttgcaaccgttgctgcattataccttgtttacctttgttatactatatccttgttaccctggtatccacagtcgagtcaatgcttagctggcttagaccggtagaagtcgagtgatttcctgtcacttgcgagctataggtggttacctggatctgctcggataactatgtagtcatggtataactaagtgttaatttgaagttgagactggacggagacttacagggttttggactgtagtgctttccatctgtgtcgattaaggaccgaccgttgttgggcctcgggtcatgttgaacgcatgccttacatttagctggccgaataacgtacctttcgaccataaagctgggagattattcgggccgagtggattgcccgcagcgcactataccggagtaggtgtggtaggacacgagggcgcgatgataagaccgaaaggcagtcggtcagcccccgggtacatgtggttcctagcaaactcgagatttttcctggatagttgactcggtgaccgatacctcactttagggggtgagtgaggtttgtgtaaggaataaattactagctggttaataatcgattcgaatcgccatcgttcactggatagtgaacacttgacttgagttacttcatcgtagtaatgttgatggaacacttggacagttataatggatatgacattatggaagttgttagtgatcattggttatcattatttgcttaatcacatgcttgctctagtataggtgcaaatgtagtcgacgggttaataataattaacttgacaataatgcttttggaaaggttcttgaaatgctaaaaatgcctttttacaaatgagtcagctaccctactataaatcccttcataatccttggtgtcactttattttcggttatgtcgggtaagtctagctgagtaccttctcgtactcagggttttgttcccacttattacagatgggcagatgtattatggctactgtatcaactgcctttatcctgcaatgggtgatgcttaggaccatgggagtggtcattccttacatctcatctaatgcttttgttggagatgatcatcagctggcactgtatttgaactccatgtgagtgtgtgtggttttgaacaaatggcttccgctacttctatttaaactcgtgttgtaataactatgttgaaactctgatgtacctgtgatgtgaacttttatgtaatatgtgatggtgaccgctaaacttattatgatcttggctggtatgtgagttggtttgaaatccttcgtgattttatggactaccaggttatacgggcttaagtttgctaaattgtctgctctggtaggtgattttcttacttaatttcgtataattggtcggttctgttacagctggcatgagagcatggtttagcgtgttactgttcacaagtgtatttaaaataaaaagGCGTTTGAAAAATGTGagttccaaactaaaaagtgtgccagtggtcatatcctttatgcccagttaagaactctaggtggcttaattaagtactgacttggggttcttgcatcatatttctctttcgttgctcatacggcgtgctattgtatgagtgccacttgtttgagtggtagtgtatggatcatttgcctctatgcctcggtaagtgtgagttgtgagagcatgattggatacaccgccgatctagggtgaatgcttatatgatgctggagtaattacatgttttacaaaggtatctcatgtgtgggtattccgtctgttgaggcgatgccgtcaatagaacgatggttcgggtagttactaccgttgtacgcgtatctggggattcgtgtagagcgtgtagataaaattgactacttttatgcattcattgggaattgagc
This region includes:
- the LOC136495830 gene encoding protein EXPORTIN 1A-like gives rise to the protein RLKFCSLLRAIGTDCFQALIQLSSPQLKLVIDSINWAFRRTERNIAETGLSLLLDIFKKIQASGFQKQFYKTYFFTIEQEIFAVLIDTFHKPGFKLHVLVLQHLFCVIDGLTKPLWDDSSVAYQYTDSAMFVRDYAIKLLGTSFPNMTVTQVTNFVDGLLSSKHDLSSFKNHIRDFLVQLKEFSAQDNKDLYAEEAAAQRERERQRMLAIPALIAPSELQDEMVDS